A part of Pirellulales bacterium genomic DNA contains:
- a CDS encoding HTTM domain-containing protein, with protein sequence MNLLSGYCRDLERGTLAGWNRFWFSPTDPATLGMIRLFAGAMLFYTHLVWSHDLNGFFGDQAWLTPATINKLPGASPFQWSYFYWIHSPALLWTAHIAALIVFALLTVGLWSRTMSVLAFLATVSYAHRASLTQFGLDDTNCMLAMYLMVGPCGAAYSVDRWLQHRRTGGAFAVAPSIGANIAIRLLQVHLCVEYFFSGIGKAQGPLWWNGDAILMATANLEYQSLGATWLIHYRALASMLTHITVFWELTYCTLVWPRLTRPIVIAIGIGMHLGIGLFLGMWTFGLAMIIANLSFVSPWIVRRLLDRQSEPQDGADSQKSSDRQTSSGQKRPERAGSSKPSSRSGQGAGNASLTAARL encoded by the coding sequence ATGAATTTGCTGAGCGGATACTGTCGTGATTTAGAGCGAGGCACGCTGGCTGGATGGAACCGATTTTGGTTTTCGCCCACCGATCCGGCCACATTGGGCATGATTCGCCTGTTCGCCGGCGCCATGCTGTTCTATACGCATTTGGTTTGGTCGCATGATTTGAACGGATTTTTCGGCGATCAGGCCTGGCTCACACCAGCCACCATAAATAAGCTGCCGGGCGCTTCACCGTTTCAGTGGAGTTATTTCTATTGGATCCATTCGCCGGCACTGCTGTGGACCGCGCACATTGCGGCGCTAATAGTCTTCGCGCTTTTGACGGTTGGACTGTGGAGCCGCACAATGTCGGTGTTGGCTTTTTTGGCCACGGTGTCGTATGCCCATCGAGCCTCACTGACACAATTCGGGCTAGACGATACCAATTGCATGTTAGCCATGTATTTAATGGTCGGCCCATGCGGCGCGGCTTACTCGGTCGATCGTTGGTTACAGCACCGCAGGACAGGGGGGGCTTTCGCCGTTGCGCCTAGCATTGGCGCGAACATCGCCATTCGTCTTCTGCAAGTGCATCTGTGCGTCGAATATTTCTTCTCAGGCATTGGCAAAGCGCAAGGGCCGCTGTGGTGGAATGGTGATGCCATACTAATGGCCACAGCAAATTTGGAGTATCAATCACTCGGGGCGACATGGCTGATTCATTACCGTGCGTTAGCCTCAATGCTAACCCACATAACCGTGTTTTGGGAATTAACCTATTGCACCCTGGTATGGCCGCGGCTGACGCGACCCATCGTCATTGCCATTGGCATCGGAATGCATTTAGGTATTGGCTTATTTCTCGGCATGTGGACCTTCGGCCTGGCGATGATTATTGCCAACCTGTCGTTCGTTTCGCCGTGGATTGTGCGGCGCTTGCTCGATCGGCAGTCGGAGCCGCAAGACGGCGCCGATTCTCAGAAATCGTCTGATCGACAAACCTCGTCTGGACAAAAACGGCCTGAACGCGCCGGTAGCAGCAAGCCTTCTTCGCGGTCAGGGCAGGGCGCCGGAAACGCTTCGCTGACCGCTGCTCGACTGTAG
- a CDS encoding TIGR03000 domain-containing protein, protein MLQLIFFFQWLGCSSSSSSSSGTVIYDGEPSMEMQQKPSAPAGGTTPPTPPNTPAPMSSSMYRAIDGSQTALLNVSVPPEAKIFVNGTETTSTGTERQYVSRGLTAGNRYEYEVRAEMVRDGNPITETKTITLGPGEQVNLLFNFDGNKEAPVAAGSKAKTKLTLHVPADAKVYLAGSGTSATGEVREFTTSKLVLGAEWKNYTVRVVSNIDGRDVSKDETITLTGGEVRDLTFDFNSNPVATTAAVTR, encoded by the coding sequence ATGCTCCAGCTCATCTTCTTCTTCCAGTGGTTGGGATGCAGCAGTTCCTCGTCTTCGTCAAGCGGCACCGTAATTTATGACGGCGAACCGAGCATGGAAATGCAACAGAAGCCGTCTGCTCCTGCCGGCGGCACCACTCCGCCGACTCCGCCGAACACTCCTGCTCCGATGTCCAGCAGCATGTATCGCGCGATCGACGGCAGCCAAACCGCGCTGTTGAACGTCAGCGTGCCGCCTGAAGCGAAAATCTTTGTGAACGGGACCGAAACCACCAGCACCGGAACCGAACGGCAATATGTCAGCCGTGGTCTCACTGCGGGCAATCGGTACGAATACGAAGTCCGCGCGGAAATGGTCCGCGACGGCAATCCGATTACCGAAACTAAGACCATCACTTTAGGTCCTGGAGAACAAGTAAATCTCCTGTTCAATTTCGATGGAAATAAGGAAGCCCCGGTCGCCGCTGGCAGCAAAGCCAAGACAAAGCTGACCCTCCACGTGCCCGCCGATGCAAAGGTGTATTTGGCCGGCAGCGGTACCAGTGCGACGGGCGAAGTGCGTGAATTTACCACGTCGAAGTTGGTCCTTGGCGCCGAGTGGAAAAACTACACGGTACGCGTGGTTTCCAACATCGACGGACGTGATGTTAGCAAGGATGAAACGATCACGCTCACCGGCGGGGAAGTTCGCGACCTGACGTTCGATTTCAATTCGAACCCGGTTGCTACCACCGCTGCGGTCACTCGCTAA
- a CDS encoding FtsW/RodA/SpoVE family cell cycle protein: MQTWLVARRYPWLILTVAIVLLFLGWKVLARCEQINDGANRLVPQQVVWSILGLGLLVLTSLLDYRHFARYSSKMYWVTVGCLVAVYFFPTINGAHRWIRAGGLGLQPSEFAKVILVISLARLLMHQDLPAGFVHTMLRPLGMTALPMLLVLKEPDLGTSLVFLPVLFAILFVAGARRRDMFRLAVAAVLLLPLLWAQISHDQRSRVIALWEQNPPREPATSDGFHLDQAKRMLSLGEVWGSIFSPVLDDDAIAARLPEAQTDSIFCVLTERFGIAGSGFVLLLFASLAAKCLHVAGQTDERFGRLLTVGVAALFASEVCINAGMMVGLLPVTGLALPLFSYGGSDLIAHLWALGLVASVARRRDALM, from the coding sequence ATGCAAACTTGGTTAGTCGCACGCCGCTACCCCTGGTTGATTCTCACAGTCGCCATCGTGCTTTTGTTCCTGGGCTGGAAGGTGCTGGCTCGGTGCGAGCAAATCAATGACGGTGCCAATCGATTGGTTCCGCAACAAGTAGTGTGGTCGATCCTGGGCTTGGGGTTGCTGGTCCTGACGAGCCTGCTCGATTACCGGCATTTCGCGCGTTACAGCTCGAAAATGTACTGGGTTACCGTCGGCTGCCTGGTGGCGGTTTATTTTTTTCCGACGATTAATGGCGCCCATCGCTGGATTCGCGCCGGCGGATTGGGATTGCAGCCCTCAGAATTTGCCAAAGTGATTTTGGTTATTTCGCTGGCTCGATTATTGATGCACCAGGATCTGCCCGCCGGATTTGTGCACACCATGTTGCGTCCGCTGGGCATGACCGCACTGCCGATGCTTTTGGTATTGAAAGAACCCGATTTGGGCACCTCGCTGGTTTTCTTGCCGGTGCTTTTTGCCATCTTGTTTGTGGCGGGCGCTCGACGGCGCGATATGTTCCGCTTGGCAGTGGCGGCGGTGTTGTTGCTGCCGCTGCTGTGGGCCCAGATAAGCCACGACCAGCGTTCGCGCGTCATAGCGCTATGGGAACAAAATCCTCCTCGCGAACCGGCTACGTCCGACGGATTCCATCTCGATCAGGCGAAGCGAATGCTGTCGCTAGGAGAAGTTTGGGGAAGTATTTTTTCGCCGGTTTTGGACGACGATGCCATCGCAGCTCGGCTGCCGGAGGCACAAACTGATTCGATCTTTTGCGTGCTGACCGAACGGTTTGGAATAGCCGGCAGTGGATTTGTATTGCTGCTGTTTGCTAGCCTGGCTGCCAAATGTTTGCACGTTGCCGGTCAAACCGACGAGCGTTTTGGCCGATTGTTGACCGTGGGCGTGGCCGCACTGTTTGCTTCGGAAGTGTGCATCAACGCCGGCATGATGGTCGGCCTGCTGCCGGTTACTGGGCTGGCGCTGCCTCTGTTCAGCTATGGCGGCTCCGATTTAATCGCCCATCTGTGGGCGCTGGGATTGGTGGCCAGCGTGGCAAGGCGACGAGATGCGCTGATGTAG
- a CDS encoding protein-L-isoaspartate(D-aspartate) O-methyltransferase — protein MLTTFSCSRQSAASIWILQSILCLSLVTWGLSPSYTTAQSKMPLEQARQRMVEEDIIGGGVKNPRVIQTMRDTPRHEFVPLQSRQNAYYDMSLPIGEQQTISGPFVVAYMTEQLDPQLTDRVLEIGTGSGYQAAVLSPLVKDVYTIEILEPLGKRAEQTLKRLKYENVHVKIGDGYQGWPEHAPFDKIIVTCSPEKVPQPLVEQLKEGGKMIIPVGERFEQMLYRYTKKNGQLVAEPLRPTLFVPMTGTAEAGREVQPDPLRPQIVHGGFEEPVGDDGEPRGWYYCRLMKVVEANDAPEGKRYITFTNDVPGRTSRALQGFAVDGKKIGQLEVSAMIRGRDIKAGPTVDQLPQISLTYYDDNWAIIGRNFSGPYRGTFDWQRVTDKLPVPAKASKCIMHIGLLGAVGEFSVDDVSVRPIAR, from the coding sequence ATGTTGACCACATTTAGCTGCTCGCGGCAGTCCGCTGCGTCGATCTGGATTCTGCAATCCATATTATGCCTATCGCTGGTGACATGGGGGCTTTCTCCCTCGTACACCACGGCCCAGAGCAAAATGCCGCTAGAACAGGCCCGCCAGCGGATGGTGGAAGAGGACATTATTGGCGGAGGCGTGAAAAATCCGCGCGTCATTCAAACTATGCGAGATACGCCGCGGCATGAATTTGTTCCGTTGCAATCGCGTCAAAACGCCTATTACGACATGTCGCTCCCCATCGGCGAACAACAAACGATTAGTGGTCCGTTTGTCGTGGCCTACATGACCGAACAGTTGGACCCCCAACTCACCGACAGGGTATTGGAAATTGGCACCGGCAGCGGTTACCAAGCAGCCGTGCTTAGCCCGCTGGTGAAAGACGTGTACACAATCGAAATTCTCGAACCTCTGGGCAAACGGGCGGAGCAAACGCTCAAACGATTGAAGTACGAGAACGTGCACGTGAAAATCGGCGATGGTTATCAAGGCTGGCCGGAGCATGCGCCGTTCGACAAAATTATCGTCACGTGTTCGCCGGAAAAAGTGCCGCAGCCGCTGGTCGAACAGCTCAAAGAAGGGGGAAAAATGATTATTCCCGTCGGTGAACGGTTCGAGCAAATGCTGTATCGCTACACGAAGAAAAATGGCCAATTGGTCGCTGAGCCGTTGCGGCCCACGTTGTTTGTGCCCATGACCGGCACCGCCGAAGCCGGTCGCGAGGTGCAGCCCGATCCGCTGCGTCCACAAATTGTGCATGGCGGATTTGAAGAACCCGTAGGCGACGATGGCGAACCACGCGGTTGGTATTATTGCCGATTGATGAAAGTGGTTGAAGCCAACGACGCTCCGGAGGGCAAGCGTTACATTACATTTACGAACGACGTGCCGGGCCGCACGAGCCGCGCGCTGCAAGGATTTGCAGTCGACGGCAAGAAAATTGGCCAGCTGGAAGTTAGCGCCATGATTCGCGGGCGTGATATTAAGGCAGGCCCCACGGTCGATCAGTTACCGCAAATTTCACTCACGTATTACGACGACAATTGGGCCATTATTGGGCGCAATTTTTCCGGGCCGTATCGCGGCACGTTCGATTGGCAGCGCGTAACCGACAAGCTTCCTGTGCCTGCCAAAGCCAGCAAGTGCATTATGCACATCGGATTGCTCGGCGCCGTCGGCGAATTTTCGGTTGACGATGTTTCGGTGCGACCGATCGCGCGTTAG
- a CDS encoding FKBP-type peptidyl-prolyl cis-trans isomerase — MKRLSLLAPMMGTAATGMMIFVAGALAQQSRMEQIPANNGMQPGQGAKGAAQTPGAAGLSTSKQKASYCVGMMAGYDILNRQLTADDLDTHALLQGLTDALSEAKPALSEEEFQQVMTDLHSLLANRAKAMEDKVKAMAEKNKTEGDAFLAQNKTKQGVKALPSGLQYKVLQSGNGPTPGPNDMVSAHYKGTLLDGTLFDSSYDRGKPATFPVNGVIKGWTEALQLMKVGDKWQLFVPSELAYGERGRMPKIAPNSVLVFDVELLDVKKGDAAPGAVR; from the coding sequence ATGAAACGACTTTCTTTGCTGGCGCCGATGATGGGGACCGCAGCTACCGGAATGATGATTTTCGTCGCTGGGGCACTGGCCCAACAGTCGCGAATGGAGCAAATTCCCGCCAACAACGGAATGCAGCCGGGGCAAGGCGCGAAAGGCGCCGCCCAGACCCCAGGGGCCGCTGGCCTGAGCACTTCCAAGCAAAAAGCCAGTTACTGCGTGGGCATGATGGCTGGATACGATATTCTTAACCGGCAACTAACCGCTGACGATTTGGATACCCACGCACTGCTGCAAGGCTTGACCGATGCCCTGTCGGAGGCCAAGCCGGCCTTGAGCGAAGAGGAATTTCAGCAAGTAATGACCGATTTACACAGCCTGCTTGCCAATCGCGCGAAAGCCATGGAAGACAAAGTGAAAGCCATGGCCGAAAAGAATAAGACCGAAGGCGATGCGTTCCTGGCTCAAAACAAAACCAAGCAAGGTGTGAAAGCATTGCCTAGCGGTTTGCAATACAAAGTGCTGCAATCGGGCAATGGACCCACCCCCGGCCCCAACGATATGGTTAGCGCCCATTATAAGGGTACGTTGTTGGACGGCACCCTGTTTGATAGTTCGTACGATCGAGGTAAACCGGCTACGTTTCCTGTCAATGGTGTGATCAAAGGTTGGACAGAGGCACTGCAATTGATGAAAGTCGGAGACAAATGGCAGCTGTTCGTTCCCTCCGAATTGGCCTATGGTGAACGTGGACGCATGCCAAAGATTGCGCCCAACTCGGTATTGGTTTTCGACGTTGAACTGCTCGACGTGAAAAAAGGAGATGCCGCGCCCGGCGCAGTGCGGTAA
- a CDS encoding aldolase/citrate lyase family protein, whose product MKTNPIKKKLKSGQPTFGTWLSLGDLYAARVMARLGWDWLTLDMEHQPIDWSQAAAIFGAIADAGCVPLARVPEGNHFLIKRALDSGAWGIVAPMINTVEQARDVIAATKYPPVGNRSLGGGLHALNFDGTTAEYYRQANDEILVVLQTESPLGVAHAEAIYSLPGVDAIFVGPVDLHANLRQADGTEASDVEFETTLDKIIAAGKKTGTPTGMHVMSVEIAQKRAAQGMQFLAVASELRMMTAKAEEFLKALKSAADKSNIAGY is encoded by the coding sequence ATGAAAACTAATCCGATCAAAAAAAAATTGAAATCTGGCCAGCCAACCTTCGGCACTTGGTTAAGCCTGGGCGATTTGTATGCGGCACGAGTAATGGCCAGGCTAGGCTGGGATTGGTTAACACTGGACATGGAGCACCAGCCAATCGACTGGTCGCAGGCCGCGGCCATTTTTGGCGCCATTGCGGATGCCGGCTGTGTTCCACTGGCGCGCGTGCCGGAAGGTAACCACTTTTTGATCAAGCGGGCGCTCGATTCGGGGGCATGGGGAATTGTGGCGCCGATGATTAACACCGTGGAGCAGGCACGAGACGTGATTGCCGCCACAAAATATCCGCCGGTCGGTAACCGCAGCTTGGGCGGTGGATTACACGCACTGAATTTCGATGGCACCACGGCGGAATACTACAGGCAAGCCAACGACGAAATTCTCGTTGTCTTACAAACCGAAAGCCCGCTGGGAGTAGCCCACGCCGAAGCCATCTATAGTCTGCCGGGCGTGGATGCAATATTTGTGGGCCCTGTCGATCTGCACGCCAATTTACGCCAGGCCGATGGTACGGAAGCCAGCGACGTGGAGTTTGAAACCACGCTTGATAAAATCATTGCTGCCGGCAAAAAAACGGGCACGCCCACGGGCATGCACGTCATGAGTGTCGAAATCGCTCAAAAACGCGCTGCCCAAGGCATGCAGTTTCTCGCCGTGGCCAGCGAACTGCGCATGATGACCGCGAAGGCAGAAGAATTCTTGAAAGCACTGAAATCCGCTGCCGACAAGAGCAACATCGCCGGTTATTGA
- a CDS encoding ABC transporter ATP-binding protein: protein MIETRDLTKKYGELFAVKSLSIKLDKGDVFGFIGPNGAGKTTTMRMLATLLNPTWGEAYVCGNSIYNKPKEIRRLIGFMPDFFGVYDDMRVIEYLEFFAAAYRINGQKRRKVCDDALELVGLGYKRDALATSLSRGMNQRLGLARVLLHDPQVLLLDEPASGLDPRVRIEIRRVIKQLGEMGKTVMVSSHILPELADMCNKIGIIERGELLWNEDVNELIKKVRCQIVLRVRVDGSQEAAAKLIEQHSTVDRVELSAGEYSTHRDMVVTLKEGVHSYSDLAAQLVSHGHKLMLFKEDELNLEGAFMALTKGVTA from the coding sequence GTGATTGAAACCCGCGATTTAACGAAAAAGTACGGCGAGCTGTTTGCCGTAAAGTCGCTGTCGATCAAGCTCGACAAGGGCGATGTATTCGGCTTCATCGGTCCCAATGGCGCCGGCAAAACGACCACCATGCGCATGCTGGCCACGTTGTTGAATCCCACTTGGGGCGAAGCCTACGTGTGCGGCAACTCCATTTACAATAAGCCCAAGGAAATTCGGCGGCTGATCGGTTTCATGCCCGACTTTTTCGGCGTGTATGACGACATGCGCGTGATCGAATACCTCGAATTTTTCGCCGCCGCCTACCGCATTAACGGTCAGAAACGCCGCAAAGTATGCGACGATGCGCTGGAACTTGTCGGGCTGGGTTACAAGCGCGACGCACTGGCCACCAGTCTTTCCCGCGGAATGAACCAGCGGTTAGGCCTCGCCCGGGTGCTATTGCACGATCCGCAAGTGCTGCTGCTAGACGAGCCGGCCAGCGGACTGGATCCGCGGGTGCGAATCGAAATTCGCCGCGTCATAAAGCAGTTGGGCGAAATGGGGAAAACCGTAATGGTATCCAGCCACATTCTGCCCGAGCTGGCCGATATGTGTAATAAAATTGGCATTATTGAGCGCGGCGAATTATTGTGGAACGAAGATGTGAACGAGCTCATCAAAAAAGTCCGCTGCCAAATTGTGCTGCGGGTTCGTGTCGATGGCTCGCAAGAAGCAGCGGCAAAATTGATCGAACAACATTCGACCGTGGACCGCGTGGAACTTTCAGCCGGCGAGTATTCTACTCACCGCGACATGGTCGTCACGCTGAAAGAAGGAGTGCATAGCTACAGTGACCTGGCCGCCCAGCTTGTTTCGCACGGCCACAAATTAATGCTGTTTAAGGAGGACGAATTGAACTTGGAAGGAGCCTTCATGGCGCTCACCAAGGGCGTTACCGCGTGA
- a CDS encoding peptidylprolyl isomerase produces MEKNRKAEVEGEQKNLDLKNKKYQLELDTSAGKVLLDLWSDVAPGHVANILGLAKIGYYDGLIFHRIIKGFMIQGGCPEGTGTGGPGYTIKAEFNNKKHEPGVLSAARTSDPHSAGAQFFICLGSHPHLDGQYTAFGKTADAASLQAVKNIGDVSTDRNDRPLKPVSIKTARVLESAKS; encoded by the coding sequence ATGGAGAAGAATCGTAAAGCAGAGGTTGAGGGGGAACAGAAAAATCTGGATCTGAAAAACAAAAAATATCAGCTCGAACTAGATACTTCGGCCGGAAAAGTCTTGCTCGATTTATGGTCCGATGTTGCCCCAGGCCATGTCGCCAACATTCTGGGCCTAGCGAAAATTGGCTATTACGATGGCCTAATTTTCCATCGCATTATCAAGGGCTTCATGATTCAAGGCGGCTGTCCGGAAGGCACAGGCACCGGCGGACCTGGGTATACCATTAAGGCCGAGTTCAACAACAAAAAGCACGAACCCGGAGTGCTTTCTGCGGCCCGCACCAGCGATCCCCATTCGGCCGGCGCGCAGTTTTTTATTTGCTTGGGATCCCATCCGCACTTGGACGGCCAATACACCGCTTTTGGAAAAACCGCCGATGCCGCCAGTCTGCAAGCGGTAAAAAACATTGGCGACGTGTCGACCGATCGAAACGACCGCCCGCTAAAACCCGTCAGCATTAAAACGGCTCGGGTGCTGGAATCGGCCAAAAGTTAG
- a CDS encoding HEAT repeat domain-containing protein, translating to MDVSQAVEKLKSSEASVRTAAAEQLAHLEEAAQPAAVPLVRATTDSEESVRQWASEALESLGPPAAGDASALGKLLADPHLDVAYWAAMLLGRLQTDAAACVPQIVTALQSHPETTVREQAAWALGKIGPGATAALGALQKLATDPDARLARLAKQAIEQISSK from the coding sequence ATGGACGTTTCCCAGGCTGTGGAAAAGCTGAAATCTAGCGAGGCCAGTGTTCGGACAGCCGCGGCCGAGCAGCTTGCGCATCTGGAAGAGGCCGCGCAGCCGGCGGCTGTGCCGCTGGTGCGGGCAACTACCGATTCAGAAGAATCGGTCCGGCAATGGGCTTCCGAGGCGCTGGAATCGCTTGGCCCGCCCGCCGCCGGCGATGCTTCAGCGTTGGGCAAGCTTTTGGCCGATCCGCACTTAGATGTGGCATATTGGGCCGCAATGCTATTGGGGAGATTGCAAACCGATGCCGCTGCGTGTGTTCCCCAAATTGTGACGGCCTTGCAATCGCATCCCGAAACCACTGTGCGCGAGCAGGCAGCGTGGGCCTTGGGCAAAATCGGTCCAGGGGCGACTGCTGCACTGGGCGCGCTGCAAAAATTAGCCACCGATCCGGATGCGCGCCTTGCACGGTTGGCTAAACAAGCCATTGAACAGATCTCGTCCAAGTAA